One Pseudomonadales bacterium genomic region harbors:
- a CDS encoding DUF2065 domain-containing protein — protein sequence MWHELAVAFCLMMVIEGILPFIAPQRWRKMVQMIAEVDDRNMRTMGLISMLIGTGVLYLIN from the coding sequence ATATGGCATGAGTTAGCCGTGGCTTTTTGTTTAATGATGGTGATCGAGGGCATCCTGCCGTTTATTGCGCCGCAACGATGGCGCAAAATGGTGCAGATGATCGCTGAAGTCGACGATCGCAATATGCGCACCATGGGGCTTATTAGCATGTTAATCGGCACAGGGGTTCTGTACCTGATTAACTAG
- a CDS encoding adenylosuccinate synthase, with protein MGKNVVILGTQWGDEGKGKIVDLLTDQASAVARFQGGHNAGHTLVIEGKKTVLHLIPSGILRDDVLCLIGNGVVLSPQALLEEMAGLEQSGVPVQERLRISAACPLILPYHTALDQAREIARGEAKIGTTGRGIGPAYEDKVARRGLRLGDLLDANRFAGQLKEVMEYHNFTLTHYYQAAALDYQQVLDQALAQGEQIEPMIADVTGLLHQYREQGRNLLFEGAQGSLLDIDHGTYPYVTSSNTTAGGASTGSGFGPLYLDYVLGITKAYTTRVGAGPFPTELFDDMGKHMAERGHEFGATTGRARRCGWLDLVALKLSMQINSVSGICLTKLDVLDGLQTIKVCVGYEGVGAKDHCLFSAEKLATLKPIYEEMPGWVESTVGAKALEQLPQNAQDYIAYIEERLGVPVDIISTGPDREETIVLRHPFSE; from the coding sequence ATGGGTAAAAATGTCGTCATTTTAGGCACCCAATGGGGTGACGAAGGAAAGGGTAAAATCGTTGATCTGTTGACGGATCAAGCCAGTGCTGTGGCGAGATTTCAGGGTGGCCATAATGCGGGCCATACTCTCGTTATTGAAGGTAAGAAAACAGTTTTACACTTGATACCCTCAGGTATCTTGCGTGACGATGTGCTCTGTTTGATTGGCAACGGCGTCGTGTTGTCTCCGCAAGCGTTGTTGGAAGAAATGGCGGGTCTTGAGCAAAGTGGCGTGCCGGTGCAAGAACGGCTACGAATCAGTGCGGCCTGCCCACTGATTTTACCGTATCACACTGCCTTGGATCAGGCGCGGGAAATTGCGCGCGGTGAGGCAAAAATCGGCACCACTGGACGTGGCATAGGGCCCGCCTATGAAGATAAAGTGGCGCGTCGCGGATTGCGTTTGGGGGATTTATTGGATGCGAATAGATTTGCCGGGCAGCTTAAGGAGGTCATGGAATATCATAACTTTACGCTAACCCATTATTACCAGGCGGCGGCATTGGATTATCAGCAGGTGTTGGATCAAGCCCTGGCACAGGGCGAGCAAATTGAACCGATGATTGCTGATGTCACCGGACTGTTACACCAATACCGTGAGCAGGGTCGTAACCTGTTATTTGAGGGCGCCCAAGGGTCGTTGCTGGATATAGATCATGGCACCTACCCCTATGTGACCTCATCCAATACAACGGCTGGTGGCGCCAGCACTGGTAGTGGATTTGGCCCCCTTTATTTGGATTACGTGTTAGGTATTACTAAAGCCTATACCACGCGCGTTGGTGCCGGTCCGTTTCCTACGGAACTATTTGATGACATGGGTAAGCATATGGCCGAGCGTGGCCACGAATTTGGTGCTACCACCGGGCGTGCACGTCGTTGTGGCTGGCTGGATCTGGTTGCGCTTAAGCTCTCGATGCAGATCAATAGCGTGAGTGGTATCTGTCTGACTAAACTGGACGTATTGGATGGCTTGCAAACCATCAAGGTTTGTGTCGGTTATGAAGGTGTTGGGGCAAAAGATCATTGCCTATTTAGTGCAGAAAAACTCGCTACACTAAAACCTATTTATGAAGAGATGCCGGGCTGGGTGGAGTCTACCGTAGGTGCCAAGGCGCTTGAACAGTTGCCACAAAATGCTCAGGATTATATTGCTTATATCGAGGAGCGTTTGGGCGTGCCAGTTGATATCATTTCTACCGGCCCGGATCGTGAGGAAACGATTGTCCTGAGGCATCCCTTTTCCGAATAG
- a CDS encoding ATP phosphoribosyltransferase regulatory subunit, with translation MTDSNRWLLPDGIDEVLPPQAWRAESLRRKLLDLYRSWGYELVLPPYIEYLESLLTGIGSDLDIQTFKVTDQLTGRLMGIRADMTPQVARIDAHSLRHQGPARFCYGGSVLHTRAPNISSTRSPIQMGAELFGCADIAADNEIISLMLETIKLAGAERVHLDLGHVGIYRGLVSMAELSTTQEAELFGLLQSKAKADVERFVADNVTAKDVAQMLAKLVRLNGGYEVLSEAKECFKNAPQSVLQALDMLTELGQSLAALYPEVDLYFDLAELRGYQYHTSMVYSAYVAGHGQAIAKGGRYDHIGEVFGRSRAATGFSADLKALIRLAPSRTDVPRAIVAPRNNAPALAAEVQRLRAKGEVVVYQLPEDCKSGSQFCCDRLLVIRDGEWVIESI, from the coding sequence ATGACAGATTCAAATCGTTGGTTATTACCGGATGGCATCGATGAAGTGCTTCCGCCGCAGGCGTGGAGGGCAGAATCTTTGCGCCGTAAACTGTTGGACTTATACCGCAGCTGGGGATACGAGTTAGTACTGCCGCCCTATATTGAATATCTGGAGTCCTTACTAACCGGGATCGGTTCGGATTTGGATATCCAGACGTTTAAGGTGACAGACCAATTAACTGGGCGCTTGATGGGAATTCGTGCCGACATGACGCCTCAGGTGGCGCGCATTGATGCACATAGCCTCAGACACCAGGGCCCGGCCCGTTTTTGTTATGGCGGTAGCGTTTTACATACGCGCGCGCCGAATATTTCTTCAACCCGCAGCCCGATCCAAATGGGCGCAGAACTGTTTGGATGTGCGGATATCGCTGCCGATAACGAGATCATTAGTTTGATGCTGGAAACTATCAAGCTGGCGGGTGCAGAACGAGTTCATCTTGATCTTGGGCATGTTGGTATTTACCGGGGCCTGGTCAGCATGGCTGAGTTAAGTACGACACAGGAAGCGGAGCTGTTTGGTTTGCTGCAAAGCAAAGCGAAAGCTGATGTGGAACGGTTTGTCGCAGACAATGTTACGGCCAAAGATGTGGCGCAAATGCTGGCCAAATTGGTTCGTTTGAATGGTGGCTATGAAGTTTTGTCTGAGGCGAAAGAGTGTTTTAAAAATGCACCTCAGTCTGTGTTGCAAGCACTAGATATGCTTACAGAATTAGGCCAATCACTGGCTGCGCTATATCCAGAAGTTGATCTGTACTTTGATTTAGCTGAGCTGCGCGGTTATCAATATCACACCAGTATGGTTTATTCCGCCTATGTCGCTGGGCATGGGCAGGCGATTGCAAAGGGCGGTCGCTACGACCATATTGGAGAGGTTTTTGGAAGGTCGCGTGCAGCAACGGGGTTTAGTGCCGATTTAAAAGCATTGATCAGGTTGGCGCCAAGCCGAACTGACGTACCAAGAGCAATTGTCGCGCCACGTAATAATGCTCCCGCCTTAGCGGCAGAGGTGCAACGATTGCGTGCGAAGGGTGAAGTTGTGGTTTATCAGTTACCAGAAGACTGTAAGAGTGGCAGCCAGTTTTGCTGTGATCGACTGTTAGTGATACGGGATGGGGAATGGGTGATCGAGTCTATTTGA
- the hflC gene encoding protease modulator HflC → MTSRSLISLITIFLVLLVGFQCMYIVSERERAVLLKFGEVVKTDVPPGLHFKIPFVNKVRKFDGRLLTLDSQSQRFLTLEKKAVIVDSYVKWRISSVEKYYTATSGDEFVAARLLSARVDTGLRNQFGERSMHEVVSGERDELMTELTHNLNDIAQKELGMEVLDVRVKGIDLPPEVSSSVFNRMATERDREARDHRAKGKELAEGISADADRQKTVIEAKAFRDAEKIRGEGDALAAATYAQAYNQDPEFYAFYRSLKAYKETFSNKGDILILKPDSEFFKYLNKKK, encoded by the coding sequence ATGACATCTAGATCATTAATAAGTCTGATCACTATTTTTTTGGTATTGCTGGTAGGCTTCCAGTGTATGTATATCGTCAGCGAACGTGAGCGCGCCGTGCTTTTAAAATTTGGTGAAGTGGTGAAAACTGATGTGCCACCTGGGTTGCACTTTAAAATCCCCTTCGTCAATAAGGTGAGAAAGTTTGATGGCCGTCTACTGACACTAGACTCGCAGTCACAGCGTTTTCTCACCCTGGAAAAGAAAGCGGTGATCGTAGACTCCTATGTCAAATGGCGCATATCTTCCGTGGAAAAATACTATACCGCTACATCCGGTGATGAGTTTGTTGCAGCAAGACTGCTCTCAGCGCGGGTTGATACCGGATTGCGCAACCAGTTTGGTGAGCGTTCCATGCATGAGGTAGTATCAGGTGAGCGGGATGAGCTAATGACTGAGCTTACTCATAATTTGAATGACATAGCACAGAAAGAATTAGGCATGGAAGTATTGGACGTGCGGGTTAAGGGCATTGATTTGCCGCCGGAAGTCAGTAGCTCAGTGTTTAACCGGATGGCGACCGAGCGTGACCGGGAAGCGAGAGACCATCGCGCCAAAGGTAAAGAGCTGGCGGAAGGTATCTCCGCTGATGCAGATCGACAAAAAACAGTCATTGAAGCCAAAGCCTTTCGCGATGCTGAAAAAATACGCGGTGAGGGTGATGCGCTGGCCGCAGCCACCTATGCGCAAGCCTATAACCAGGATCCTGAATTTTATGCGTTTTACCGAAGCCTGAAGGCCTACAAGGAAACCTTTAGTAACAAAGGTGATATTCTGATACTTAAACCCGATAGTGAATTCTTTAAATACCTTAACAAGAAGAAGTAG
- a CDS encoding FAD-dependent oxidoreductase: MKATDITNPEYFHKVVDCQYGCPAHTPVPEYIRLIAAQRYADAYMVNWDSNVFPGILGRTCDRPCEPVCRRGRVEEKPVAICRLKRVAADNKGDVSARMPKIPTRKNGKKIALIGGGPASLTVARDLMPLGYEIDLYDDQAKAGGMMRSQIPSFRLPPQVLDEEVNYILDMGVKATFSTYVDSLKDMLAKGYDAVFVGTGAPSGKNLDVPGREEAKANIHVGIEWLASVAFEHTSTIGKRVIVLGGGNTAMDCCRTAKRLGGEDVKIIVRSEFDKMKASPWEKEDAMAEYVEFLNCHVPKEFVHENGQLTGMLFEKVEAVYDEQGRRNLVPTGEDLVHVECDDVLIAIGQDNTFPWIERDLGLEFNRKGMPVVDKVTFQSTHPKVFFGGDAAFGPENIITAVAQAQQAAISIDLFCKGKELVADRPGPGVTLTSQKMGVHEWSYDNQISTETRVPVPHADKKLALSDRKVEVELGFDIELGFQEAARCLNCDAQTVFTEDKCIECDACVDICPTDCINFLSNASEKILRQQMRVPATNLDQDIYTSTKLKQTGRVMVKDENVCLHCGLCAERCPTGAWDMQKFLYNVSKAGRTCAG, from the coding sequence TTGAAAGCCACCGATATAACGAACCCGGAATACTTCCATAAGGTTGTGGACTGTCAGTATGGATGCCCTGCACATACGCCAGTGCCGGAATATATTCGGCTGATTGCAGCGCAGCGCTATGCCGATGCCTATATGGTGAACTGGGATTCAAATGTGTTTCCGGGCATATTGGGGCGTACCTGTGACCGTCCCTGCGAGCCAGTCTGTCGTCGCGGTCGGGTTGAGGAAAAGCCAGTAGCCATCTGTCGTTTAAAACGGGTTGCGGCAGACAATAAAGGCGATGTTTCCGCGCGTATGCCAAAAATACCTACGCGCAAAAATGGTAAAAAAATTGCGCTGATCGGCGGTGGGCCGGCATCCCTTACGGTAGCAAGAGACTTAATGCCGCTTGGCTACGAAATTGATCTCTATGATGACCAAGCCAAAGCCGGTGGTATGATGCGCAGCCAGATTCCGAGTTTCCGGTTGCCGCCACAAGTGTTGGATGAGGAAGTGAATTACATCCTTGATATGGGTGTGAAGGCTACCTTCAGTACCTACGTCGACAGCTTGAAAGATATGCTGGCTAAGGGCTACGATGCCGTGTTTGTAGGCACCGGGGCCCCCAGCGGTAAAAACCTTGATGTTCCGGGGCGGGAAGAAGCTAAAGCTAACATACATGTTGGTATCGAGTGGTTGGCCAGCGTCGCCTTTGAACATACCAGCACTATTGGTAAACGCGTGATTGTGCTCGGTGGTGGTAATACAGCGATGGATTGTTGCCGTACCGCCAAGCGGCTTGGTGGTGAAGATGTCAAGATCATCGTCCGCTCTGAGTTCGATAAAATGAAAGCCTCGCCGTGGGAAAAAGAAGACGCCATGGCGGAGTACGTCGAGTTTCTTAACTGCCATGTCCCCAAAGAATTTGTTCATGAAAACGGCCAGTTGACCGGTATGTTATTTGAAAAAGTGGAAGCGGTTTATGATGAGCAGGGAAGACGTAACCTAGTGCCAACGGGGGAGGATTTGGTTCATGTCGAGTGCGATGATGTTCTAATTGCTATTGGCCAAGATAATACTTTCCCTTGGATTGAACGCGATCTCGGTTTGGAGTTTAACCGTAAAGGTATGCCGGTGGTGGATAAGGTGACTTTCCAATCGACACATCCGAAAGTCTTCTTTGGTGGGGATGCTGCTTTTGGTCCTGAAAATATTATTACCGCAGTGGCACAGGCGCAGCAAGCGGCGATTTCCATCGATCTGTTTTGTAAAGGCAAAGAGTTGGTTGCGGATCGACCCGGTCCCGGGGTGACCCTGACCAGTCAGAAAATGGGTGTGCATGAATGGAGTTACGATAACCAAATTTCCACAGAAACACGTGTTCCGGTACCTCATGCGGATAAAAAGTTGGCGCTGTCAGATCGCAAGGTAGAAGTGGAGTTGGGTTTCGATATTGAACTGGGTTTCCAGGAAGCGGCGCGCTGTTTGAACTGTGATGCACAGACGGTTTTTACTGAAGACAAGTGTATCGAGTGTGACGCTTGCGTGGATATATGTCCGACTGACTGTATCAACTTTTTGTCAAATGCGAGTGAAAAAATTCTACGCCAACAAATGCGTGTCCCCGCAACAAACCTCGATCAGGATATCTACACCTCAACCAAGCTGAAACAGACGGGTAGAGTCATGGTGAAGGATGAGAATGTCTGTCTACACTGCGGCCTTTGTGCAGAAAGGTGTCCAACAGGAGCCTGGGACATGCAGAAATTTTTATATAACGTAAGTAAGGCTGGGCGAACATGCGCAGGATAG
- the ispG gene encoding flavodoxin-dependent (E)-4-hydroxy-3-methylbut-2-enyl-diphosphate synthase, giving the protein MSAFAQDNKMVVRSASIQRAAVKVGELIIGGNAPVVVQSMTNTDTADVATTVRQVAQLAQAGSELVRLTVNNEAAAQAVPVIVEQLAAQNIYVPLVGDFHFNGHKLLSRFPDCAQALAKYRINPGNVGRGKKKDEQFTTMIEIACQYQKPVRIGVNWGSLDQALLAKLLDENRQLKAPKDLNLVQAEALIASALESAAMAEAIGLPHNAIVISCKTSSVQELINIYRQLASRCDYPLHLGLTEAGMGSKGIVASTAALSVLLQEGIGDTIRISLTPEPGGDRTKEVTVAQEILQTMGLRSFTPMVIACPGCGRTTSTYFQQLAEDIQTYLRQQMPIWKQTRPGVEDMRVAVMGCVVNGPGESKHANIGISLPGTGERPVAPVFVDGERTVTLKGDRIAEEFQVIIERYVESNYS; this is encoded by the coding sequence ATGAGCGCTTTTGCGCAGGATAACAAAATGGTTGTGAGATCGGCTAGCATTCAGCGGGCTGCCGTTAAAGTTGGCGAACTTATCATTGGGGGCAATGCCCCCGTGGTGGTGCAGTCCATGACCAATACCGATACGGCTGATGTTGCCACAACTGTGCGTCAGGTTGCACAGCTAGCCCAGGCGGGTTCTGAGTTGGTGCGTTTGACGGTCAATAACGAAGCAGCCGCACAGGCCGTTCCAGTTATTGTCGAGCAGCTGGCAGCGCAAAATATCTATGTTCCCCTCGTCGGTGATTTTCATTTTAACGGGCATAAGCTACTTTCTCGTTTTCCCGACTGTGCGCAAGCACTGGCCAAATATCGCATAAACCCAGGTAATGTGGGACGCGGCAAAAAGAAAGACGAACAGTTTACCACCATGATTGAGATCGCCTGTCAGTACCAGAAACCGGTACGCATTGGTGTCAATTGGGGTAGTTTGGATCAAGCCTTACTGGCGAAACTGTTGGACGAGAACCGTCAGCTAAAAGCACCGAAAGACCTTAATCTGGTGCAGGCCGAAGCGTTAATCGCTTCCGCGCTGGAAAGCGCGGCGATGGCTGAAGCAATCGGGCTACCCCACAATGCTATCGTGATTTCCTGTAAAACCAGTTCCGTACAGGAGCTAATCAATATTTATCGACAGCTGGCCAGTCGCTGCGATTATCCTTTACATTTAGGCCTGACCGAAGCCGGTATGGGATCGAAAGGTATTGTTGCTTCAACCGCCGCGTTGTCGGTGTTATTACAAGAAGGCATCGGTGATACTATCCGTATTTCTTTGACACCTGAACCCGGTGGCGACCGCACTAAAGAGGTGACTGTCGCGCAGGAGATTTTACAAACTATGGGATTGCGCTCCTTCACGCCAATGGTGATCGCCTGTCCCGGCTGTGGTCGAACCACTAGCACCTATTTCCAACAGCTCGCTGAGGATATTCAAACCTATTTGCGCCAGCAGATGCCAATTTGGAAGCAGACCCGTCCAGGGGTCGAGGATATGCGGGTGGCGGTGATGGGTTGCGTAGTGAATGGGCCTGGAGAAAGTAAACACGCCAATATTGGCATTAGTCTGCCGGGCACAGGTGAACGCCCAGTCGCTCCGGTATTCGTTGATGGTGAGCGCACAGTCACTCTTAAAGGCGATCGAATCGCCGAAGAGTTCCAGGTCATTATTGAACGTTACGTTGAAAGCAATTACTCATAA
- the hflK gene encoding FtsH protease activity modulator HflK: MAWNEPGNQKDRDPWGGKNSGGNQGPPDLDEAIRKLQGQLGKIFGGKGGSGSGPGAGAGKLSGGLFSVVLIVLAVGWALMGFYTVDQQERGVVLRLGKYLETVPPGLHWNPWGIDEVAKINVTKVRSHSSRGTMLTEDENIVEVNLSVQYVISDPKKFHLSVRDPELSLVHANDSALRHVVGSAEMHKVLTEGRELIAQDVQIRLQSYLNRYNTGLQVSKVNIENAQAPKEVQAAFDDVIRAREDEQRVKNEAEAYANGIIPVARGYAQRLREEANAYREEVTTRAEGEASRFLNLLVEYKKAPEVTRERLYLDAMQSVISNSSKILIDVEGGNNMMYLPLDKIINSSGLSTAKGGNIGERQLEELTNQVVEKINERRSTTRIREGR, encoded by the coding sequence ATGGCCTGGAATGAACCGGGTAATCAAAAAGATCGAGACCCTTGGGGTGGGAAAAATAGCGGTGGCAATCAAGGGCCGCCGGATTTAGACGAGGCCATTCGTAAGCTCCAAGGTCAGCTCGGTAAAATTTTCGGTGGTAAAGGTGGCTCTGGATCTGGTCCGGGTGCCGGCGCAGGCAAGTTAAGCGGTGGCCTGTTTTCCGTGGTGCTTATCGTTTTAGCGGTGGGCTGGGCGCTCATGGGTTTTTATACCGTCGATCAACAGGAACGAGGTGTGGTGTTACGTTTGGGTAAATACCTAGAAACGGTGCCGCCGGGATTACACTGGAACCCTTGGGGAATTGATGAGGTTGCTAAAATTAATGTGACCAAAGTGCGATCACACAGTTCGCGGGGAACCATGCTGACGGAGGATGAGAACATTGTTGAAGTCAACTTATCAGTGCAGTATGTTATTTCTGATCCGAAAAAATTCCATCTGAGCGTGCGTGACCCCGAGTTAAGCTTGGTGCATGCTAACGACAGTGCGCTGCGCCATGTGGTTGGTAGTGCGGAAATGCATAAGGTCCTAACAGAAGGTCGCGAGCTGATTGCGCAGGATGTGCAAATTAGGTTGCAGAGCTATCTAAACCGCTATAACACCGGATTACAGGTAAGCAAAGTTAACATCGAGAATGCGCAAGCGCCAAAGGAAGTACAGGCGGCATTCGATGACGTCATTAGGGCGCGTGAAGATGAGCAGCGGGTGAAAAACGAAGCGGAGGCTTACGCCAATGGCATTATTCCTGTCGCACGCGGTTACGCGCAGCGTTTGCGAGAAGAAGCCAATGCCTATCGGGAAGAGGTTACTACCAGGGCGGAAGGTGAGGCCAGTCGATTCTTGAATTTGTTGGTTGAGTACAAAAAAGCGCCAGAAGTAACTCGGGAAAGGCTTTATCTAGACGCTATGCAGTCCGTTATTTCCAACAGTTCAAAAATCCTTATCGATGTTGAGGGTGGTAATAACATGATGTATCTGCCACTCGATAAAATTATTAACTCAAGCGGCTTGAGCACTGCAAAGGGTGGCAATATTGGAGAACGTCAGTTGGAAGAGTTGACGAATCAGGTTGTTGAGAAAATTAATGAGCGTCGATCCACCACCCGCATAAGGGAGGGGCGTTAA
- a CDS encoding 2-oxoacid:acceptor oxidoreductase subunit alpha produces the protein MRRIEAVNDFVIKFANVNGTGSASANHMFAKSIFRMGIPVSPRNIFPSNIQGLPTWYEVRVSQRGYLGRRGGVDIMLCVNPQSMADDIQSLDPGGYFIYDSTKPLDTRLMRKDVEFIGIPFTQICLREYEDARLRLLFKNMIYVGALAALLNIDFAVLKDLVSDQFKGKEKLITPNVHAMELGYQYAIENFSCPLGVRVERASEIGEHISYTHHILMDGNTATALGAIYGGATVAGWYPITPSTSVVEAFERYARRLRIDPGTGKNNFAIVQAEDELSAMGIVLGAAWNGARAFTATSGPGLSLMTEFLGLAYFAEVPVVLINVQRAGPSTGMPTRTQQPDILAAAYASHGDTKHVLLFPSTPRECFDMSAQAFDLADRLQTPIIMMSDLDLGMNEHMSPPLEWDDSRKFDRGKVLTAEDLDNMDARFGRYLDTDADGIPYRTYPGTHPEKGAFFTRGSSRDVYATYTEDGEAYVHNMQRLLKKFETAKRYVPAPKIKMAKQKTSVGALFFGTTASPCYEAVEMLAKEGHAIDTIRIRAFPFNQDVEKFISEHEMVFVIEQNRDGQLRRLLINEGELPPNKLISILHYDGMPITARSIAMSMRDSLSDNKVTPITRKKAKKVKS, from the coding sequence ATGCGCAGGATAGAAGCAGTCAACGATTTTGTTATTAAGTTTGCAAACGTCAACGGTACCGGTTCTGCCAGTGCCAACCATATGTTTGCGAAATCCATTTTTCGAATGGGGATCCCGGTTAGCCCACGCAATATTTTTCCTTCGAATATTCAGGGGCTTCCCACCTGGTATGAAGTGCGGGTAAGCCAACGGGGATACCTGGGCCGTCGTGGTGGCGTTGATATCATGCTCTGTGTTAATCCGCAAAGCATGGCCGATGATATTCAGAGTCTGGATCCGGGTGGCTATTTTATCTATGACTCCACTAAGCCACTCGATACTCGCCTGATGCGCAAAGACGTTGAGTTTATCGGCATTCCATTTACGCAAATTTGTTTACGCGAATATGAAGATGCCAGGTTGCGGTTGCTGTTTAAGAATATGATTTACGTAGGTGCATTAGCGGCGCTGTTGAATATTGATTTTGCCGTACTCAAGGATTTGGTTTCTGACCAGTTCAAAGGTAAAGAAAAATTAATAACCCCCAACGTGCATGCCATGGAGCTGGGTTATCAATATGCGATAGAGAATTTCAGCTGTCCGTTAGGGGTTCGCGTTGAGCGTGCCAGCGAGATCGGCGAGCACATCTCCTACACGCACCATATTCTGATGGACGGTAATACGGCGACGGCTTTGGGTGCGATTTATGGTGGCGCAACTGTCGCCGGATGGTATCCGATTACGCCCTCCACATCAGTGGTGGAAGCCTTCGAAAGATATGCGCGACGGCTACGTATCGATCCGGGTACGGGTAAAAATAACTTTGCTATTGTCCAGGCAGAAGATGAATTATCGGCCATGGGTATCGTGCTGGGCGCGGCTTGGAACGGTGCACGAGCCTTTACTGCAACCAGCGGTCCAGGGTTGTCGCTGATGACAGAATTTCTTGGCTTAGCCTACTTTGCTGAAGTACCGGTGGTATTGATCAATGTGCAGCGAGCGGGCCCCTCGACAGGCATGCCGACGCGCACCCAGCAGCCGGATATTTTAGCGGCCGCTTATGCATCACACGGTGACACCAAGCATGTACTGCTGTTTCCCTCGACGCCGCGTGAGTGCTTCGATATGTCGGCGCAAGCTTTCGATTTGGCGGATCGCCTGCAGACTCCCATTATCATGATGTCGGATCTTGACTTGGGTATGAACGAACACATGTCGCCACCGTTGGAATGGGACGACAGCCGTAAATTTGATCGTGGCAAAGTACTAACGGCAGAAGATCTCGACAATATGGATGCGCGTTTTGGCCGTTACTTGGATACGGACGCAGACGGTATTCCTTATCGCACCTATCCGGGAACACATCCGGAGAAGGGTGCCTTTTTTACACGCGGATCATCGCGCGATGTTTACGCTACCTATACCGAAGATGGCGAAGCTTACGTTCATAATATGCAGCGTTTGCTGAAAAAGTTTGAGACTGCCAAACGCTATGTGCCAGCGCCGAAGATCAAAATGGCGAAGCAAAAAACCTCGGTTGGCGCGCTATTTTTTGGCACCACCGCATCGCCCTGCTATGAAGCGGTTGAAATGCTGGCCAAAGAAGGACATGCGATCGATACCATTCGGATTCGTGCTTTTCCCTTTAATCAGGATGTTGAGAAGTTTATTTCTGAGCATGAGATGGTATTTGTGATTGAACAGAATCGCGATGGCCAGTTACGGCGTTTGCTGATCAATGAAGGTGAATTACCGCCGAATAAGCTGATCTCCATTTTGCATTATGACGGTATGCCGATCACTGCACGCAGCATCGCTATGAGCATGCGAGATTCGTTATCCGACAACAAAGTCACGCCGATTACTCGTAAAAAGGCGAAGAAGGTGAAGTCATGA